The following is a genomic window from Meleagris gallopavo isolate NT-WF06-2002-E0010 breed Aviagen turkey brand Nicholas breeding stock unplaced genomic scaffold, Turkey_5.1 ChrUn_random_7180001926461, whole genome shotgun sequence.
TGAGAGGAAACGACCGTCAATGCACGTAGCACCCCAGGGAAACGGGAGGGAGGGGCAGGTCCCTGAAGAATCGGTTTAGATTACTCCTCCCTCCCCCTACCGAGGATAAAACCTCTGCAGGCATTGCCTAACCCTGAACTCTCACCACCTTCCCTGTCTCGGATCCCTAAGATCGTGAACCTCGCTAACACTGCCTTTAGAAGGGTAGGGGACTCTGAATAGACGTAGCTTAGTACTTAAGACCTCCCCCAACTTCCGCTTCTCGATAATCGGCTCCGCCAAAAGCACCATAAGGAGCACTGGGTACAGAGCACGCATTCACCACCAGCACAGTGATACAGCTCTCCCCGGTGGTAATGTGGTGGCTCTTAAAAGAGCCTTTGGGTTTGGCAGTGAACGGACAGCAGCCTCAGGCGCGCTCCCCGCGGATGCGCCGGGCGAGCTGGATGTCCTTGGGCATGATGGTGACGCGCTTGGCGTGGATGGCGCACAGGTTGGTGTCCTCGAAGAGCCCCACCAGGTAGGCCTCGCTCGCCTCCTGCAGCGCCATGACGGCCGAGCTCTGGAAGCGCAGGTCGGTCTTGAAGTCCTGCGCGATCTCGCGCACCAGGCGCTGGAAGGGCAGCTTGCGGATCAGCAGCTCCGTGGACTTCTGGTAGCGGCGGATCTCGCGCAGCGCCACCGTGCCGGGCCGGTAGCGGTGCGGCTTCTTCACGCCGCCCGTGGCCGGCGCGCTCTTGCGGGCCGCCTTGGTGGCCAGCTGCTTGCGGGG
Proteins encoded in this region:
- the LOC104916650 gene encoding histone H3, with amino-acid sequence MARTKQTARKSTGGKAPRKQLATKAARKSAPATGGVKKPHRYRPGTVALREIRRYQKSTELLIRKLPFQRLVREIAQDFKTDLRFQSSAVMALQEASEAYLVGLFEDTNLCAIHAKRVTIMPKDIQLARRIRGERA